CATTTACCACAGGGGATACACTCTTCTGGGTTGATGAATTTTGGCATTTTCTCCATATTCAAACCAAGGGAAGAAGAAGCTTCCATAATTTTCAATGTACCGACTCCATAATGAGTGTCTGGAAGTTTTCCAACATTTAATTCCCCTTCAACCTCTTCAAATTCATGGTAAAGGTCTATTCCCATTTCTTTGAACTCTTTCTGACAGGTTCTCACTGCGTTTCCAGCGGTTACCAGGGTGGTCCCTCCCAGACAAGAGGTTTTAAGGAGTTCCACCCCAACATTCAAGTTATCATAACACTGGAAAGCTTTATCAGGAGTTATATATTCTCCTTTTTCAATTAGGGTAACTGATACTCCCTTCAGGGCAAGTTCTCGGGCAACAGTTGCCCCGCCAGCTCCAGATCCAATCACAATAACATTTTTCATTATATCAAACTTCAAAGAATAATTTATTTGAATTTTGAAGTATTCCCCATTGACTTTCAGAATACAGTATATTTGGAAATACTATTAATATTATTAAAATACTCTATAATGGATATTATAAACATACAGTGGTTGAAGTACACTTTGTTTATTAATACGTAATAAAATACTCAGATTTAATCTAATAACTGTTATTAAGAGTGTTACTTCCCTATTTACGATAAAGAGTTCTTCTTTGGGGTTTTGATTTCCTTTTTATGATCCTTTTGGGGGCTTTGCTGATTTTTGGGTTTTTAGGTTTATCCTGGGATTTAAAGAGTTTATCAGCAAAATATCCCCCAATAGCTCCCATTAAACTGTAAATTATCAAACTAACAATCAACCCCATAATAAGGGTGAAAATACCATCAAATGCGTAGCCCACCCCAATCACCACTGCATTGGGCAGTTGGTATGGTAAAACTGGTGGAGTGAACAGGCACACCACGAAATAGAGCAGGCATAGTAAAGCAGTTGCCAGTGCACCAACCTTATAATTGGCTTCTTCATCAGGGGTTAGGTAAACTGCCACAAATCCAACTAAAACCAGAGCAAATATTCCTCCAATATTGAAAAAAGCCAGAATAAGGCCTAATATTATGCTGGTTAAAATAGCCATTTCCATACTAATATTTGGCATGCTCCATGTTCCTCTTTTGATTTATAAACCTAAGGTTGGCATTGACTTAAACTTCACTCACTTCTATCATTCGTTTTAAATCAATCTAATCTATAATAGATTTTATAAGTATATTGGAGTTTATAAGGGTTTTCATTAGCTTTACTTCCATTAAGCATAATCTACAAAAAAAATACACCAAG
This DNA window, taken from Methanobacterium subterraneum, encodes the following:
- a CDS encoding DUF5518 domain-containing protein, producing the protein MPNISMEMAILTSIILGLILAFFNIGGIFALVLVGFVAVYLTPDEEANYKVGALATALLCLLYFVVCLFTPPVLPYQLPNAVVIGVGYAFDGIFTLIMGLIVSLIIYSLMGAIGGYFADKLFKSQDKPKNPKISKAPKRIIKRKSKPQRRTLYRK